In Fodinibius saliphilus, a genomic segment contains:
- a CDS encoding sulfotransferase family protein, which produces MKAREHPVRNLTSQIKANNAFSPDNFAKISVFYLKLIIQEPFRIYERLSYTNEIQEHRLKKDPIFIIGHWRSGTSFLQYLLSQDPQFGFMNKFQVVFPDIFISSEHALKSLVNKIPSSLNLIRDAQNMSINLELDSPSEIEIALTTMISPASLHWGHIFPKDAEHYFNKYLFFETATEQEIQQWKDDYRYLIKKTSLENDGKQLILKSPANSCRIDKLLELYPKAQFIFIHRNPYDVFYSSKKLWDTLLDNLALQKYSEEKRENAIIDVYKKLMLCYIEQKKAVPHKQLTEIRFDHFIKDPVNELSTVYEKLDITGFDAAKSHFKEFLTQKEKGKSSNYHYEECDLTKINKEWKFAFDYWNYSIRKAGEKAKNVGLSET; this is translated from the coding sequence ATGAAAGCACGAGAACATCCTGTACGAAATCTTACCAGCCAAATAAAAGCAAATAATGCATTCTCTCCAGATAATTTTGCTAAAATTTCTGTTTTTTATCTAAAACTTATTATTCAAGAACCGTTTCGAATTTATGAACGTCTCAGTTATACCAATGAAATTCAGGAACATAGGCTAAAAAAAGATCCGATTTTTATTATTGGGCATTGGCGCAGTGGGACTAGCTTTCTGCAATATCTACTGAGCCAAGACCCTCAGTTTGGGTTTATGAATAAATTTCAAGTTGTGTTTCCAGACATTTTTATTAGTTCAGAACATGCTCTAAAATCACTGGTTAACAAAATTCCCTCAAGTCTCAATCTCATTCGTGATGCTCAGAACATGTCTATAAATCTTGAGCTCGATAGTCCCAGTGAAATTGAGATTGCTCTAACGACTATGATCTCCCCTGCCAGTTTACACTGGGGACACATTTTTCCCAAAGATGCCGAACATTATTTTAACAAATACCTGTTTTTTGAAACTGCTACAGAACAGGAGATCCAGCAATGGAAAGATGACTACCGGTATTTAATAAAAAAAACATCCCTAGAAAATGACGGAAAACAACTGATCTTGAAAAGCCCGGCTAATAGCTGCCGAATCGATAAACTCCTAGAGTTATACCCCAAGGCACAATTTATTTTTATTCATCGCAACCCATATGATGTTTTTTATTCGAGCAAAAAATTATGGGATACGCTATTAGACAACCTTGCTCTACAAAAATACAGTGAAGAAAAGAGAGAAAATGCCATCATCGATGTATACAAAAAGTTGATGCTATGTTATATTGAACAAAAAAAGGCAGTCCCCCATAAACAATTAACTGAAATTCGATTTGACCATTTTATCAAAGATCCTGTAAATGAGTTATCAACAGTTTATGAGAAACTTGATATTACGGGTTTTGATGCTGCTAAATCCCATTTTAAAGAATTTTTAACCCAAAAGGAGAAAGGAAAATCATCTAATTATCACTATGAAGAATGCGACTTGACAAAAATCAATAAAGAGTGGAAATTTGCATTTGATTATTGGAATTATTCAATTAGGAAAGCTGGTGAAAAGGCCAAAAATGTTGGTCTTTCAGAAACTTGA
- a CDS encoding 1-acyl-sn-glycerol-3-phosphate acyltransferase produces the protein MNVDIRGWTLTHWWVRPVVKVWFEIYHKSVTYSGTEHINWDKPIIFAPSHQNAFSDALCLILPTQYTNNRFIYPLIRADAFGTNRVIDWILTAFHMLPVYRPRDQVNLKEQNESVFEDCYDILAKNRNLLIHPEGNCIPKKQLRRFKKGLARIALGAEERHGFELDVTIIPVGINYSKITEARKGIHVQFGEPIAVDEYEKQYRQHQASAITELIRRVEQGVREVTVDIEPDKYELVEHIVQLKKQTTDILANVTAYGREEVEIEKETAKEITNTLTNSPQLVNVVEENIEQLYSELNKEKLDINSSLTERYSIARLFSEGIGFIIAFPIFLYGTLNNIVPWQLAHKLTAAIEEKQFISSARMLLGLILFPVFYIGQGALCWEITESVWWAIVYLLSLPFSGVLSLNLYEKWKCWQQQLRLKSCPKDVKEKITDLIAKICNPTDETVIDES, from the coding sequence ATGAACGTTGATATCAGGGGATGGACTTTGACGCACTGGTGGGTTCGTCCGGTTGTAAAAGTGTGGTTTGAGATCTATCACAAATCTGTTACGTATTCAGGAACCGAACATATTAATTGGGATAAACCCATTATTTTTGCTCCATCCCACCAAAATGCATTTTCGGATGCCCTTTGCCTGATCTTACCAACCCAATACACTAATAATCGGTTTATATATCCCCTTATACGAGCTGATGCTTTTGGAACAAATAGAGTAATAGATTGGATCTTAACAGCTTTTCATATGCTGCCGGTGTATCGACCGAGAGACCAGGTAAACTTGAAGGAGCAGAATGAATCGGTCTTCGAAGATTGTTATGATATTTTGGCCAAAAACAGAAATCTACTCATCCACCCGGAGGGTAATTGTATTCCTAAAAAACAATTAAGACGCTTTAAAAAGGGATTGGCCCGAATAGCATTGGGGGCAGAAGAGAGGCATGGATTTGAACTCGATGTGACGATAATACCGGTTGGGATTAATTATAGTAAGATAACGGAGGCCCGAAAAGGCATTCACGTGCAGTTTGGTGAACCTATTGCGGTAGATGAGTATGAGAAACAATACCGTCAGCATCAGGCATCGGCAATCACAGAATTAATTCGGAGAGTAGAGCAAGGGGTACGGGAGGTAACCGTAGATATTGAGCCCGATAAATATGAGCTTGTTGAGCATATTGTCCAGCTGAAAAAACAAACAACCGATATATTGGCTAATGTAACAGCGTATGGACGTGAGGAAGTAGAGATAGAAAAAGAGACGGCAAAAGAAATTACTAATACTCTGACCAATAGTCCCCAATTAGTAAATGTTGTAGAGGAGAATATAGAGCAACTTTATAGTGAACTGAACAAAGAGAAGTTGGATATTAATTCTTCACTCACAGAGAGATATTCGATTGCTCGTCTATTTAGCGAGGGTATAGGATTTATTATTGCATTCCCGATCTTTTTATACGGGACTCTCAATAATATTGTCCCCTGGCAATTGGCTCATAAATTGACAGCTGCAATTGAAGAAAAGCAATTTATCAGTTCAGCTCGGATGCTTTTAGGACTTATTTTATTTCCTGTTTTTTATATTGGACAAGGAGCTCTTTGTTGGGAAATTACCGAAAGCGTTTGGTGGGCTATTGTATATTTACTCTCTCTCCCATTTTCTGGAGTGTTAAGTCTGAATTTGTATGAAAAGTGGAAGTGTTGGCAGCAGCAGTTACGACTTAAAAGCTGTCCAAAGGATGTAAAAGAAAAGATTACAGATCTAATTGCGAAGATCTGTAATCCTACTGATGAAACGGTTATTGACGAATCATGA
- a CDS encoding VOC family protein — translation MEKIISGIQQIGVGTPNEEKAFDWYRKNLGMDICVFQDTAEADLMTEYTGDKVQSRSATLAMNLQGGGGLEVWQYTSRDPQPAPFEIKVGDLGVYGTRIKCKDVKATFDFLQSQDVNIVTEIKEDPAGSHHFFVKDPHGLIFQIVSGNSWFSNGKYHTGGIAGCMIGVSDIEQSLELYRDILEYDQIEYDETGSFEDLTSLDGGSQEMRRVLLSHGKPRKGSFSQLLGPSKIELVEVQNREPRKIFRDRYWGDLGFIHLCFDIKGMDQLKKECEEKGFEFTVDSKNSFDMGEAAGRFSYIEDHDGTLIEFVETHKLPIWESVGWYMDVQNKAPEKPIPKWMLQFLRLSRVRS, via the coding sequence ATGGAAAAAATTATTAGTGGTATCCAACAGATTGGTGTTGGTACTCCCAATGAAGAAAAAGCATTTGATTGGTATAGAAAGAATCTGGGTATGGATATCTGTGTATTTCAGGATACTGCCGAAGCTGATTTGATGACCGAGTATACCGGCGATAAAGTTCAAAGTCGCTCAGCAACCCTTGCCATGAACTTACAAGGCGGCGGTGGTCTGGAGGTCTGGCAATATACCAGCCGAGATCCCCAACCGGCCCCTTTTGAAATTAAGGTCGGTGACCTTGGGGTTTATGGAACACGAATAAAATGCAAGGATGTAAAGGCGACATTTGACTTTTTACAGTCGCAGGATGTTAATATTGTTACCGAAATTAAAGAAGACCCTGCCGGCTCTCATCATTTCTTTGTTAAAGATCCACACGGACTCATTTTTCAAATTGTCAGCGGTAATTCGTGGTTTTCGAACGGAAAATATCATACCGGGGGGATTGCCGGTTGTATGATTGGTGTTTCGGATATCGAACAGTCTTTAGAACTTTATCGAGATATCCTCGAATACGATCAGATAGAATATGATGAAACCGGTTCTTTTGAGGACCTTACCTCCCTTGACGGAGGGTCCCAAGAAATGCGACGTGTTCTATTAAGTCACGGTAAACCTCGGAAAGGGTCATTTTCTCAACTCTTAGGTCCGAGTAAAATAGAACTTGTAGAAGTTCAAAATCGGGAACCACGCAAAATATTCAGGGATCGATACTGGGGGGATCTTGGATTCATCCACCTCTGTTTTGATATCAAAGGGATGGACCAATTAAAAAAAGAATGTGAAGAAAAGGGATTTGAATTTACTGTAGATAGTAAAAACTCATTCGATATGGGAGAGGCTGCCGGACGATTTAGCTATATTGAAGATCATGACGGAACCCTTATTGAATTTGTTGAAACTCATAAATTGCCTATCTGGGAAAGCGTAGGCTGGTATATGGATGTGCAAAATAAAGCACCTGAGAAACCCATTCCTAAATGGATGCTCCAGTTTTTACGATTGAGCAGAGTCCGTTCATGA
- a CDS encoding MFS transporter gives MSKISSTQKRWALAATIIGSSMAFINGSVVNVALPAIQHALDATVADMQWVISIYTFILGTLILTGGSAGDYYGRKRVFGTGVFIFLLTTIWCGLAPDVYQLIVARGGQAIGGALMIPGSLAILTDLYEKENRGKAIGTWSGFTALATAAGPLLGGILVDQLSWRFIFLISVPMAIAVLIILAVRMPESKTANESGKPDWKGALLATLGLGLICYGLIEASKLGIDNAVVLSTLGVGLLVFWCFVWVETNIEDPMMPPSLFQSKTFTGANLVTVCFYFSLAGVFFLLPFNLIQVQGYSATAAGAAFIPFPLLIGGLSRWSGGLIVRFGARPLLVVGPILSSLGLLLLGIYGTGSSYWYSFFPGIFFLGLGMAISFAPLNTTVMSSVDRSDAGKASGVNKAVSRLSGMLSVALLGALAITIFGQQLTSDMKQKKIPNEIQQKMRTEIPNLAKADIPKEVSAEVNKELKKGVKDSFLYSFSMIMYIAAGLVFMGAFVSAVMIRFRPSSTESLPDKGG, from the coding sequence ATGTCAAAAATTAGCAGTACACAAAAACGCTGGGCGCTTGCAGCTACAATTATTGGTTCAAGTATGGCCTTTATTAATGGATCCGTTGTAAACGTAGCATTACCGGCTATCCAGCATGCCTTGGATGCCACTGTTGCCGATATGCAATGGGTTATTAGTATTTATACGTTCATATTAGGCACGTTAATTTTAACCGGAGGGTCGGCGGGTGATTACTATGGCAGAAAACGAGTATTCGGAACAGGCGTTTTTATTTTCCTTTTGACAACTATCTGGTGTGGACTGGCTCCCGACGTTTACCAGCTGATAGTAGCAAGAGGAGGCCAAGCAATAGGTGGGGCACTGATGATTCCCGGGAGTTTAGCAATATTAACTGATCTGTATGAGAAGGAAAATCGCGGTAAGGCTATTGGAACTTGGTCGGGATTTACCGCACTTGCTACTGCTGCCGGACCGTTATTGGGCGGGATATTAGTTGATCAGCTTTCTTGGCGGTTTATCTTTTTGATTAGTGTGCCTATGGCAATTGCTGTACTTATCATTTTAGCTGTACGCATGCCCGAGAGTAAAACAGCAAACGAATCGGGCAAACCAGACTGGAAAGGAGCATTACTTGCTACCTTAGGATTGGGACTAATTTGTTATGGCCTTATTGAAGCATCAAAGCTTGGTATTGATAATGCTGTAGTTTTATCAACTTTAGGAGTTGGGCTTTTGGTGTTCTGGTGTTTTGTATGGGTAGAAACAAATATCGAAGACCCGATGATGCCCCCTTCACTATTTCAGTCCAAAACTTTTACGGGGGCCAATTTAGTAACGGTATGCTTCTATTTTTCGTTGGCAGGCGTATTCTTTCTTTTACCTTTTAACCTGATACAGGTGCAGGGGTATTCTGCAACAGCAGCTGGAGCTGCCTTTATACCGTTTCCATTATTGATTGGCGGATTATCTCGTTGGTCGGGAGGGTTAATTGTACGGTTTGGGGCACGTCCTTTATTGGTAGTGGGACCTATTTTAAGCAGCCTCGGACTTTTATTGCTAGGGATTTACGGCACTGGTAGTAGCTATTGGTACAGCTTTTTCCCCGGTATCTTTTTCTTGGGGCTGGGAATGGCTATTAGTTTTGCACCGCTTAATACCACGGTTATGAGTTCGGTCGACCGATCCGATGCAGGTAAAGCATCTGGAGTTAATAAAGCAGTTTCACGTCTATCGGGGATGCTATCGGTTGCTCTTTTAGGAGCGTTAGCAATTACTATTTTTGGTCAGCAGCTTACCTCAGATATGAAACAAAAGAAGATTCCCAATGAAATACAGCAAAAAATGAGGACTGAGATTCCAAATTTAGCCAAGGCTGATATTCCGAAAGAGGTTTCAGCAGAGGTTAATAAGGAGCTGAAAAAAGGCGTAAAAGATTCATTTTTGTATAGCTTTTCGATGATAATGTATATTGCTGCAGGGCTGGTTTTCATGGGAGCTTTTGTTTCTGCTGTGATGATACGTTTTAGGCCTTCCAGTACCGAATCATTACCTGATAAAGGGGGGTGA
- a CDS encoding alcohol dehydrogenase has translation MSSMKAMQITEPGSDFIEVEKEIPSPDANEVLIQVQACGICHSDAFVKDGTFPGINYPRVPGHEVIGTIEETGSNISSWHKGQRIGVGWHGGHCFQCEACRNGDFINCENAQVTGIHFDGGYAEYMTAPESALASIPKSLDSAKAAPLLCAGITTFNALRNSNLEAGDIVAVQGIGGLGHLGVQYAQHFGCEVVALSRGTEKKELAQELGADHYIDTTTTDPVEKLQSLGGADIILATAPSSKAITEIVNGLARNGQLMIVAATVDPVEVSPMQLITGRKSITGWPSGSPKASEDTLDFSALKKITPKIETFPLQQANEAYERMINNEARFRVVLDIN, from the coding sequence ATGAGCAGTATGAAAGCGATGCAAATAACAGAGCCGGGATCCGACTTTATTGAGGTTGAAAAAGAGATACCTTCCCCGGATGCAAATGAAGTTTTAATACAAGTTCAGGCCTGTGGTATTTGCCACAGCGATGCCTTTGTAAAAGATGGTACTTTTCCAGGTATCAATTACCCGCGAGTGCCGGGACACGAAGTTATAGGCACTATTGAAGAAACAGGTAGCAATATTTCATCTTGGCATAAGGGGCAGCGGATAGGCGTTGGCTGGCACGGCGGACACTGCTTCCAATGTGAAGCTTGCCGGAACGGAGATTTCATTAACTGTGAAAATGCTCAGGTTACCGGCATCCACTTTGATGGCGGTTATGCCGAATATATGACTGCTCCAGAAAGTGCTCTTGCTTCCATCCCAAAAAGTCTTGATTCGGCCAAAGCTGCTCCTTTGCTTTGTGCCGGCATTACAACCTTCAATGCATTACGCAACAGTAATCTTGAGGCCGGTGATATCGTTGCCGTTCAGGGCATTGGCGGACTTGGTCATTTGGGAGTCCAATATGCTCAACACTTTGGATGTGAAGTTGTTGCTCTCTCTCGTGGTACAGAGAAAAAAGAACTAGCCCAAGAATTGGGAGCCGACCATTATATTGACACCACAACAACTGATCCTGTTGAGAAACTGCAATCCCTTGGTGGCGCGGATATAATTCTTGCTACGGCTCCCAGTAGTAAGGCTATCACCGAAATTGTTAATGGGCTAGCTCGCAACGGACAGCTTATGATTGTTGCGGCCACTGTAGACCCTGTAGAAGTATCACCTATGCAGCTTATTACCGGTCGAAAATCTATTACCGGATGGCCCAGTGGCAGTCCCAAAGCATCTGAAGATACCCTCGACTTCAGTGCACTTAAAAAGATAACTCCCAAAATTGAAACCTTTCCCCTTCAACAGGCAAATGAGGCCTATGAGCGCATGATTAACAATGAAGCACGATTTCGAGTTGTGCTTGATATAAACTAA
- a CDS encoding HEAT repeat domain-containing protein, with the protein MATVFFSIGIHQQTNAQSFDYDAYPKLDFDFITLTLDLGIQPQNLRIDGAAKYTIEANISGADTLTLLASHLDISSVSVDEESADYSLHNDSLFVPVVDSTEKGQQYTVNIRYSGNPTFGLLKNQNGTVWTSMLPKTQRHWVPVVDHPNVDFKTNFNIAVPSGFQLWASGKKVKEETVSVDVMRYHFSSGTSIPASSLAFAIGDFKHDSTKYRSKKINIATEQPLTARVETENLLAKAQKYLTELSDRLQLNYPYNQLNIIVAEDHNWESKSWGASTVFLYENRGSLEIQLLRGIIGQWFGEYQRVQQWDDADALTLYQTLIANEMVESSLELDTADSPEDVPFTVYENYGTSRWNMWQRGVEGWQNASVRSFIKTEAPNILANQKAIVSWQKYADAWYQDIGQPLFEKPKLTVKKEMMDKSSQDSILYRVSYELNEAEGQLKLRFKAEKGSYSDLVTINASEIYPNKNKSSEVTFTGNEDTIVLQVEPMIGTIQLITSGYPNLVLDEYKPASFLIYELRNGETVDERAAAAGKLGIHTDNPDLQLAIKDFMKRDIEPKVEAALLRSFGDITDGATGTEQVFLAALKSEHQVIREAGLTALQNFKGNTSIIDRVENIAQRTDNFVFFKKAVQVLTSLTSKAQFTGFAESVVQQDSVGKRAIFVIQELANMGAIKEAIERAELFISRDYDYEIRMQAMRCLIQHDHTPSDWLSRASELLKDPDPRIRFLLVKGLEKNRNKEITDFLSEYIQDEYDARVYTKIDQLLQ; encoded by the coding sequence TTGGCAACTGTATTCTTTTCTATTGGCATTCATCAACAAACCAATGCCCAATCATTTGATTATGATGCCTATCCCAAATTGGATTTTGACTTCATAACTCTAACATTGGATTTGGGTATACAACCGCAAAATTTGCGAATTGATGGGGCGGCAAAGTATACCATAGAAGCAAATATCAGTGGGGCAGATACTCTAACATTATTAGCTTCTCATTTAGACATAAGTTCGGTTTCAGTAGATGAAGAATCGGCAGATTATTCCCTACATAACGATTCTCTTTTTGTTCCGGTGGTTGATTCTACGGAGAAGGGGCAGCAATATACAGTGAATATACGATATTCGGGTAATCCTACATTTGGGTTACTAAAAAATCAGAATGGTACGGTTTGGACTTCAATGCTCCCCAAAACCCAGCGCCATTGGGTACCTGTTGTGGATCACCCCAATGTAGATTTCAAGACCAACTTTAATATTGCAGTGCCTTCCGGTTTTCAACTTTGGGCTAGCGGTAAAAAGGTAAAAGAAGAAACCGTATCAGTAGATGTTATGCGATATCATTTCTCCTCAGGCACTAGCATACCGGCTTCAAGTCTTGCTTTTGCCATCGGTGATTTTAAACACGACTCTACAAAATATCGATCTAAAAAGATAAATATTGCTACTGAACAGCCACTTACTGCAAGGGTGGAAACAGAGAACTTACTAGCAAAAGCCCAAAAATACCTAACTGAATTGTCGGATAGGTTACAGCTCAATTATCCTTATAACCAATTGAATATTATAGTGGCAGAAGATCATAATTGGGAATCAAAATCGTGGGGCGCGTCCACCGTATTTCTATATGAGAACAGGGGATCTCTAGAGATACAGTTACTGCGGGGTATTATAGGACAGTGGTTTGGTGAATATCAGCGTGTGCAGCAGTGGGATGATGCCGATGCCTTAACACTTTACCAGACATTAATAGCAAATGAAATGGTAGAATCCTCACTAGAGTTAGATACCGCTGATAGCCCAGAGGATGTTCCTTTCACTGTATATGAAAATTATGGTACTAGTCGCTGGAATATGTGGCAAAGAGGGGTAGAAGGATGGCAAAATGCATCTGTTCGTTCATTTATCAAAACAGAAGCTCCCAATATATTAGCTAACCAAAAGGCTATTGTATCTTGGCAAAAGTATGCCGATGCATGGTATCAAGATATTGGACAACCTCTGTTTGAAAAGCCTAAACTAACAGTTAAAAAAGAAATGATGGATAAAAGTTCGCAAGATTCCATCTTATATAGGGTTAGCTATGAACTGAATGAAGCAGAAGGTCAGTTGAAACTCCGATTTAAGGCAGAAAAGGGGAGCTATTCCGATCTTGTTACGATCAATGCTTCAGAAATATATCCTAACAAAAACAAGTCATCGGAAGTTACCTTTACGGGCAATGAAGATACGATCGTACTTCAGGTAGAGCCAATGATTGGCACTATCCAACTGATCACTTCAGGCTATCCTAATTTAGTTTTAGATGAATATAAGCCTGCTTCTTTCCTTATATATGAACTTCGAAATGGAGAAACTGTAGATGAGCGTGCAGCCGCAGCAGGGAAGCTGGGCATCCATACCGATAATCCAGATCTCCAACTAGCAATTAAGGATTTCATGAAAAGAGATATCGAACCTAAAGTAGAGGCTGCTCTTCTTCGTTCTTTTGGTGATATTACCGATGGAGCTACAGGTACAGAACAAGTTTTCTTAGCTGCCTTGAAGAGTGAACATCAAGTTATTCGGGAAGCCGGATTGACAGCTCTACAAAATTTTAAAGGAAATACCTCTATCATTGACCGAGTAGAGAATATAGCCCAAAGGACTGATAACTTTGTGTTCTTTAAAAAAGCTGTCCAGGTATTAACGAGTTTGACATCCAAGGCTCAGTTTACTGGTTTTGCCGAGTCGGTAGTTCAACAAGATTCGGTCGGAAAAAGAGCTATATTTGTAATACAGGAATTAGCCAATATGGGAGCGATAAAAGAGGCTATTGAAAGAGCAGAGCTGTTTATTTCGAGAGACTATGATTATGAAATTCGTATGCAGGCAATGCGCTGCCTTATACAGCATGACCATACCCCAAGCGACTGGCTTAGCAGGGCAAGTGAGTTATTAAAAGATCCTGATCCGCGTATTCGGTTTCTGCTTGTTAAAGGATTAGAGAAAAATAGGAATAAAGAGATTACGGATTTCTTATCAGAATATATTCAGGACGAATATGATGCCAGGGTTTATACGAAAATTGACCAGCTCTTACAGTAA
- a CDS encoding ABC transporter permease produces the protein MSLQQILLVLKREYMTRIRSKAFIIATILIPLGMVAFIGIVIGISVWDSDTQRTIGIKDNTEVLYSRLNSLDEEQYQNFNDVSEDSLRSLVQAEKIDGYLLLDEAHIAGDANAEFVSSGAGGLKLQSSIRSDLREVIRDERLDRANVSEDVKEIYASSVTLETRKLTQEGEETEDDTGFLTIVGVIMGVIIFGAITGYGGLITRSVIEEKTNRIIEVIASSVKPIELLLGKLCGIGALALSQMTFWIASLLGLAAAAGPIAGMFLMDEMSGMSEAQKAAQASQGIDPSVFSIPTIETSLIIYFIIFFLLGYLIYSALFAAIGSAVDSETDTQQYMIPIMVPIMAAYMIMFQTMENPDGMLSVVGSLIPFCTPIVMITRIAITDVPIWQIGLSIVLMIATFGGTMWLSAKIYSVGILSYGKSANFKELIKWIREG, from the coding sequence ATGAGTCTGCAACAGATACTACTTGTATTGAAGCGGGAATATATGACCCGCATCCGTTCAAAAGCATTTATTATTGCTACCATTTTAATTCCCCTTGGGATGGTGGCTTTTATTGGAATTGTAATAGGAATCTCGGTTTGGGATTCTGATACTCAGCGAACAATCGGCATAAAAGATAATACTGAAGTACTCTACTCACGCCTTAATAGTCTTGATGAAGAACAATACCAAAATTTTAATGATGTTTCAGAAGATTCTTTGCGATCGCTGGTACAAGCCGAGAAGATCGATGGCTACCTATTGCTTGATGAAGCCCATATAGCCGGTGATGCAAATGCTGAATTTGTATCCAGCGGGGCAGGCGGTCTTAAGCTTCAGTCTTCAATTCGGTCTGATCTTCGTGAAGTTATCAGGGATGAACGTCTGGATCGGGCTAACGTATCAGAAGATGTAAAGGAGATCTATGCTAGTAGTGTAACTCTTGAAACCCGAAAGCTTACCCAAGAAGGCGAAGAAACCGAAGATGATACTGGCTTCCTGACTATTGTAGGAGTCATAATGGGGGTTATTATTTTTGGTGCTATCACCGGCTATGGCGGACTCATAACTCGCAGTGTTATTGAAGAAAAGACAAATCGCATTATTGAGGTAATTGCATCTTCAGTTAAACCTATTGAACTGCTATTGGGTAAGCTATGTGGTATTGGTGCTCTGGCACTATCACAAATGACATTCTGGATAGCCTCATTATTAGGGCTGGCTGCAGCCGCCGGACCTATTGCAGGTATGTTTTTAATGGATGAGATGAGTGGCATGTCAGAGGCTCAAAAAGCGGCCCAAGCCTCACAGGGTATTGACCCCTCTGTATTTTCTATTCCCACTATAGAGACTTCACTAATCATCTATTTTATTATCTTCTTCCTTTTAGGATATTTGATCTACAGTGCCCTTTTTGCTGCTATCGGTTCAGCTGTTGATTCAGAGACAGATACCCAACAGTATATGATACCGATTATGGTACCAATTATGGCTGCCTATATGATTATGTTTCAAACCATGGAAAACCCGGATGGTATGCTTTCTGTGGTAGGATCGCTCATCCCCTTCTGTACCCCTATTGTAATGATTACTCGCATTGCCATTACTGATGTACCCATATGGCAAATTGGTCTCTCTATTGTTCTGATGATTGCTACATTTGGCGGAACGATGTGGTTAAGTGCCAAAATTTATAGCGTAGGAATACTCAGTTATGGTAAAAGTGCCAATTTCAAAGAGCTGATAAAATGGATTAGAGAAGGATAA
- a CDS encoding ABC transporter ATP-binding protein — MAVIEVRNINKSFGDTQAVRDVSFEVPKGRIFGLLGPNGAGKTTAIRIINHILIADSGTVTINGEEVSPKTQSMIGYMPEERGLYKKMKVGEQLIYLAQLKGLSYSKAKEATKYWLDRFEASDWYNKEVGELSKGMSQKIQFIATIAHEPDLYIFDEPFSGLDPINSEMLKEIVIELREKGKTVLFSTHRMEQVEQMCDEICLFNNGRAVLNGNLRDIKQKFGKNTVNIEFEGDHSFLDKLDNVRINNRSTNFAEIRVLNGQHMQDILKTAMNHAEIYKFERVEPSLTEIFISTVGEDNINEKELV; from the coding sequence ATGGCTGTAATTGAAGTACGTAATATCAATAAATCTTTTGGGGATACACAGGCCGTTCGGGATGTGAGCTTTGAAGTACCCAAAGGCCGTATATTTGGGTTATTGGGACCCAATGGAGCCGGTAAAACTACTGCAATACGTATAATAAATCACATTCTTATTGCCGATAGCGGCACAGTAACCATAAATGGTGAAGAGGTAAGCCCCAAAACACAGAGTATGATTGGGTATATGCCCGAAGAACGAGGACTCTACAAAAAAATGAAGGTGGGCGAACAGCTTATCTACCTGGCACAGCTTAAAGGGTTAAGTTACAGCAAAGCCAAAGAAGCCACTAAATACTGGCTTGACCGCTTTGAAGCCTCTGACTGGTACAACAAAGAGGTTGGAGAACTATCCAAAGGGATGTCTCAAAAGATACAGTTTATTGCTACTATTGCCCATGAACCAGATCTGTATATCTTTGATGAACCTTTTAGCGGACTTGACCCCATCAACAGTGAGATGCTCAAAGAGATTGTTATCGAACTACGTGAAAAAGGGAAAACGGTACTCTTTTCAACCCACCGCATGGAACAAGTAGAACAGATGTGTGACGAAATCTGCCTTTTCAATAATGGCAGAGCCGTTCTTAATGGTAATCTTCGCGATATCAAACAGAAGTTCGGAAAGAATACTGTCAATATTGAGTTTGAAGGAGACCATAGTTTCTTAGACAAACTGGATAATGTACGCATCAATAATCGGTCTACTAATTTTGCAGAAATCCGCGTACTCAATGGACAGCATATGCAGGATATACTTAAAACTGCAATGAACCATGCAGAAATCTATAAGTTCGAACGCGTCGAACCCTCTCTTACCGAAATTTTCATCTCTACTGTCGGAGAAGATAATATTAATGAAAAAGAATTAGTCTAA